A genomic region of Conger conger chromosome 6, fConCon1.1, whole genome shotgun sequence contains the following coding sequences:
- the synpo2b gene encoding synaptopodin-2, whose amino-acid sequence MGNTFLLKCGVPQPLGPDSQRESFGEADPDVPGLESTTLEVWSPGGSSAQGGGPDPCESQDEAYYGEAESDSEPRSTPCVTLEAPCVTLEAPLTGGTVVELQVSLSDRSLDDGGGGRVVTVTAVPAESDGGQDLDSGGTKAELSEAPPASPDPGEPVKQQGDPVNSSSSSLGQVALTLPHPAKGREGEEREEEEEEERGVEGRVLGDPPEEGGSPARVSFGVSAEGAESLEEWDSESERDLGRPSKHRARHARLRRSESQSEKQVKEAKSKCKRIALLLTATPNPTNKGVLMFKKRRQRAKKFTLVSYGTGETEPEDEEEDDEEGEDDRAVELTLLATSESEFSEDLPTTQGRGDISGHDWDATLLEVEQKVDTQGDMEHLPGTKGKGALMFAQRRLRIDEIAAEHEEMRRKGIPVEGVPAEAQDVSVTKTPQIEEHSTQASVTRTNQAFQDVNTQQLQHQQYQDHQQQQHVQTQQYPQAMNGTAHLQANDPPRSLVPNRSAKPFSGVQNRVPMPFSPSRSVASLPLPSYSQKFRVVPLPVPVNTRSQVWSPTGELIASRDERISVPAIKIGILQDTRKRGTTKYTVTSKVSPHAQLSIRADKRGVFESGPEEDFLSLGAEACNFMQTPTVRSKDPPPVAPKPTINPASPPWAARSSPQPPLLLPQSQSPTLAPGLAAMRAESQSPQQHPAVSLRSPPQAHPQPPKNTWTPPQTRAHPQPPTNAWAPSQPRTHSQPPMNAWAPQPQRAPVSTAAQTYTPPHRPTRSWNQPQVPALSTASRPVHFYPHSRKILPTTAADAGSTTESPERPAMRGRGAELFARRQARMEKFVVDAETVQANKVKPSSPTPSLPCSWKYSPNVRAPPPLSYNPILSPFYPPAAAKQPPPSSPKPKAKTAAETPVPPKHLNTVDVMKHQPYQLNRSLFTYEATQEAKSISPRPAPTPDSSLTYSPSPAPTPSPVPAPTLARGISKVQPPGPVSVPYPFPRQRLSPEFQQPLSPAVHDGPFCQAAATPHAHPPSAFILPSFLLPPKAASVTGVPVAPRPKFSAKKSLLATKTWKPVIMGQ is encoded by the exons ATGGGAAATACGTTCCTCttaaa GTGCGGAGTTCCCCAGCCCCTCGGGCCGGACTCACAGAGGGAGAGTTTTGGGGAGGCTGATCCTGACGTGCCGGGCCTGGAGAGCACCACTCTGGAGGTCTGGTCCCCCGGGGGGTCCAGCGCTCAGGGAGGGGGGCCGGACCCCTGCGAGTCCCAGGATGAGGCATACTACGGGGAGGCGGAGAGCGACAGTGAGCCGAGGAGCACCCCCTGCGTGACCCTGGAGGCCCCCTGCGTGACCCTGGAGGCCCCCTTGACGGGGGGCACGGTGGTGGAgctgcaggtctctctctccGATCGCAGCCTCGACGACGGAGGCGGCGGCAGAGTCGTCACGGTTACGGCCGTGCCTGCGGAGAGCGACGGCGGTCAGGACCTGGACTCCGGAGGCACCAAAGCCGAACTCTCCGAGGCCCCGCCCGCCTCCCCGGACCCCGGGGAGCCCGTAAAACAGCAAGGTGACCCGGTGaactcctcgtcctcctctctGGGTCAGGTGGCGCTGACCCTCCCGCACCCTGCCAAGGGccgggagggggaggagcgggaggaggaggaggaggaggagaggggggtggaggggcgtGTCCTGGGCGATCCTCCGGAGGAGGGAGGTTCCCCTGCTCGCGTCTCCTTCGGAGTTTCAGCAGAGGGGGCCGAGTCACTGGAGGAGTGGGACTCGGAGAGCGAGAGGGACCTCGGCAGACCCAGCAAGCACCGGGCGCGGCATGCGC gGCTCAGGCGCAGtgagagccaatcagagaagcAGGTGAAGGAGGCCAAGTCTAAATGTAAACGCATCGCCCTACTTCTGACcgccaccccaaaccccaccaaCAAGGGGGTGTTGATGTTCAAGAAGCGCCGGCAGAGGGCCAAAAAGTTCACGCTCGTGAGCTACGGGACCGGGGAGACCGAACCcgaggacgaggaggaagacGACGAGGAAGGAGAGGACGACCGGGCGGTTGAGCTCACCTTACTGGCCACGAGCGAGTCAGAGTTCAGTGAAGACTTGCCGACTACGCAGGGCCGGGGTGACATTTCAGGGCACGACTGGGACGCCACACTGCTGGAGGTGGAGCAGAAGGTTGACACCCAGGGAGACATGGAGCACTTGCCCGGGACAAAGGGCAAGGGGGCCCTGATGTTCGCCCAGCGCCGGCTGAGGATCGATGAGATCGCGGCCGAACATGAGGAGATGAGGCGAAAGGGGATCCCCGTCGAAGGGGTGCCTGCAGAGGCCCAGGACGTCTCTGTCACAAAGACCCCCCAAATTgaggaacacagcacacaggcctCTGTTACCCGAACCAACCAGGCCTTCCAGGATGTGAATACGCAGCAACTCCAGCACCAACAGTACCAAGACCACCAGCAACAACAGCATGTACAGACCCAGCAGTACCCTCAGGCTATGAACGGTACAGCCCACCTCCAAGCCAACGACCCGCCGAGGTCCCTAGTCCCAAACAGATCAGCTAAGCCGTTTTCGGGAGTCCAGAACAGAGTGCCTATGCCCTTTTCCCCCTCCCGGAGTGTTGCCAGCCTGCCATTGCCAAGCTACTCACAGAAGTTCCGGGTGGTCCCGCTCCCTGTGCCTGTGAACACACGCTCCCAGGTCTGGTCACCGACAGGCGAGCTGATTGCCTCTCGAGATGAGCGCATCTCTGTGCCCGCCATTAAGATAGGGATACTGCAGGACACCAGGAAAAGGGGCACGACCAAGTACACTGTGACGTCTAAAGTGTCACCACATGCCCAGTTATCTATAAGGGCAGACAAGCGGGGTGTCTTTGAGTCCGGTCCGGAAGAAGACTTCCTCAGTCTTGGTGCAGAGGCCTGCAACTTTATGCAGACCCCGACCGTCAGGTCCAAGGACCCTCCGCCGGTTGCTCCGAAGCCGACCATCAATCCAGCTTCTCCACCATGGGCCGCCAGAAGCAGCCCCCAACCCCCGTTGCTCCTTCCGCAAAGTCAAAGCCCCACCCTTGCTCCTGGCCTTGCAGCGATGCGAGCAGAGTCCCAGTCTCCACAGCAACACCCAGCAGTTAGCCTCCGGTCTCCACCTCAGGCACATCCTCAGCCACCTAAGAACACTTGGACCCCGCCCCAGACTCGGGCACATCCTCAGCCACCTACGAATGCTTGGGCCCCATCTCAGCCTCGCACACATTCTCAGCCACCTATGAACGCTTGGGCCCCACAGCCCCAGCGAGCCCCCGTGAGCACCGCAGCTCAAAcctacacaccacctcatcGGCCTACAAGGTCATGGAATCAGCCACAAGTCCCTGCTCTTTCCACGGCCTCCCGACCAGTGCACTTCTACCCACACTCAAGGAAGATCCTGCCCACCACCGCTGCGGACGCTGGCTCCACAACCGAAAGCCCCGAGAGGCCGGCCATGAGGGGAAGAGGCGCCGAGCTCTTCGCGAGGAGGCAGGCCCGCATGGAGAAGTTTGTTGTGGATGCCGAGACGGTGCAGGCTAACAAGGTCAAGCCCTCATCACCCACACCTTCCTTGCCCTGTTCGTGGAAATACTCCCCTAATGTccgtgccccccctcccctctcataCAATCCCATTCTATCCCCCTTCTACCCGCCCGCAGCTGCTAAGCAGCCCCCTCCTAGCAGCCCAAAACCAAAGGCCAAGACCGCGGCCGAAACCCCCGTACCCCCAAAACATCTCAACACTGTGGATGTGATGAAGCACCAACCCTACCAGCTAAATCGTTCACTTTTTACCTATGAGGCAACCCAAGAAGCAAAAAGCATCTCCCCTAGACCTGCCCCTACCCCTGATTCTAGCCTTACCTATAGCCCTTCCCCtgctcccaccccctccccagtcCCCGCCCCTACACTTGCCCGTGGCATTTCCAAAGTCCAGCCTCCAGGACCGGTAAGTGTTCCATACCCTTTCCCTCGCCAGCGGCTCTCCCCAGAGTTCCAGCAACCTCTATCACCTGCAGTGCATGATGGTCCCTTCTGCCAAGCTGCTGCAACCCCTCACGCCCACCCTCCCAGTGCCTTTATCCTCCCCAGCTTCTTGCTGCCCCCCAAGGCTGCATCTGTCACCGGGGTGCCGGTGGCCCCCCGTCCAAAGTTCTCCGCAAAAAAGTCTCTGCTGGCAACTAAGACATGGAAGCCAGTCATCATGGGGCAGTAA
- the LOC133130541 gene encoding synaptopodin-2-like, translating into MGTGDYLCITVRGGAPWGFSLRQGNELHHPLLVCQVDISGRGAVAGLCEGDEVVSLNGEPCADLTLPESLHLMEASDSLQLLVRRWVRQACGVPTAL; encoded by the exons ATGGGTACTGGGGATTACCTCTGCATTACTGTGCGTGGGGGAGCGCCCTGGGGCTTCAGTCTGCGACAGGGCAATGAGTTACACCATCCTCTGCTCGTCTGCCAG GTGGACATTAGTGGGCGCGGCGCTGTGGCGGGACTGTGCGAGGGGGACGAGGTGGTGTCGCTGAATGGGGAGCCCTGCGCAGACCTCACCCTCCCCGAGAGCCTCCACCTCATGGAGGCTTCCGACAGCCTGCAGCTGCTCGTGAGAAGGTGGGTACGGCAGGCCTGTGGCGTCCCGACGGCCTTGTGA